From the genome of Fulvia fulva chromosome 12, complete sequence:
CTGCGCTGTCGAAGATCGTCACACATGGCTCACTGCGAATCGGCTTCACCCATGCCGACAACATAATACCGCCAGGAGATCCAGATGCATTGCTCATCGCAGCACGGCAGATGGATGTGGACGTCCTCTGCTGGGGTGGAACGTGCAAATTCGAGGCATACGAGATGGAGGGCAAGTTCTTCGTGAACCCAGGATCAGCGACAGGAGCTGTGAGCTGGAACGATGAGACATTGGGAGATGAGGAAGAAGACGGAAATACCCCTAGCTTCGTGTTGATGGATGTACAAGGAGACGTGTTGGTGAGTGATGGAGGCAGTCACGACTGAAAACATCTGGCTGACATTTCGGTAAAGGTGCTTTACGTCTATCAGCTCAAGAAGAATGCGGAAGGCAACGAGAGCGTAGGCGTGGAGAAAGTGTCTTTTCGCAAATACCCGTAGAGCACTCGAAACGAGAACACGAGCAGATGAGATAATGCTAGGGTCCAGCCGACCTGGGTCCAGACGAGACAGCGCCCAGCACTCCGGAGCTGAGGAACAGAGTAGCCCTCCTGCGAGCCAAGCTGATAGACACAGCGGTCCAGCGAGCGAGGGCGCGCAGTCGACAGCTAAGGTGATACGATAGCAAATGAAGTCAAATCAAGCTTACAACCACCTTCGACGAGAACAAGCAGGAATACAGTCTTCTTGCTTGCGAAAGTCATTTTAGGACCCCTGCCCGTACAACTACTGCACTGCAATTTGTCAAACAAGCTCCGATATGCTTACAGCAACACAGATCGCCAGCACTACGCGTCCCCGCTCGCCCGAGCACGGTGTCAACTCAGCACTCTACTACATCGATAGCTACACCCTACCATGCCAACTCCGGACAATTTTCGTCAACCAAGCAATGCACGTGGCGTACCTTCATATCACTTCATGTACCCCACAACCTCCCCACGGGGAAATGAAACCTGCGAGAATATCCTTGAACATCAGATCATGTACACCATGGAACAAGACTTCCTCGAACAAGTACCTCCAACACCTACCGCCCAAGTCACCCATCCGCAAGACTCCGCACAACTCCCGCTCACCTACGCCACAACCCTTCCCGATTGACCACTCCTCCAACTGCCACCCAATTGCAACGCGAAAATATCCCTCCGCATCAGGACTTGCTCGAGAGTAGAATTACACAATGTTTGCAAAATCGCGTTGACGTCCCTCGTCCAAGGCCGACGTTCAGACGCCCTTGAGCTCCTGCAACTGTCTACTCGTCTCAAGCCTAAGCTGCTTCCACTCGTTCTCTGTGCGGAGCACGGGCACGATGCCgcctgctgctgctgctgctgctgctgctgctgctgctgttgCTCTCCTCAGCTGTCACTCACAAATTGAAATCAGCATTTTGACGAACCAGCTGACTGCCGTGCGAGTTTAACGATAGTAGACGCGTCTTTGTAGGAAATCTTGGGCGAGGGAGGCGGTTGTATGGGAGAGCGTGGGTAAGATGGTTGGTGCTGATGCGTAGAAGTCGATGCCGTACGTAGGCTGCTTTGAAGAGGGGCCAGAACATTTCTCGCTGCAGTGGTGGTTGAGGAAGTGGTATGTCTGGACGCGGTAGATTTGGGTATGGATTTGGGGATTGTTTGGGCGAGGAGAAGGGGTTGGGATAGGGGCATTGCTGTATTTGGTGGCGACGAGTAGAAAGAGTTGGTGATAAAGGACGTTCTTCGTACTTTGGCTCTTGTGTTTTGAGGCTGTTGAGGAGGAATTGGAGGCGGAGTCTGGTTTGGCTTCTTATGCGCACGCGACATACTGTACTTCGTACCACGTACTTCGAGCTGATGCATAGTGGTAGTGCGGTTGTGTTCGGAGCAGGAGTAGCTCCCCTGATGTGTCGCAGCCTGATGTGTGAGCTTGTTGGAACTCTATCTGGA
Proteins encoded in this window:
- a CDS encoding Vacuolar protein sorting-associated protein 29, with protein sequence MSSRLVLVLGDLFIPDRAIDIPQKFKKLLTPGKIGQILCLGNLTSPSVYHFLRSLAPDLQLVKGDFDIPLTTTAPSPDPSQPRSSADASFPIPTALSKIVTHGSLRIGFTHADNIIPPGDPDALLIAARQMDVDVLCWGGTCKFEAYEMEGKFFVNPGSATGAVSWNDETLGDEEEDGNTPSFVLMDVQGDVLVLYVYQLKKNAEGNESVGVEKVSFRKYP